A window of the Hordeum vulgare subsp. vulgare chromosome 5H, MorexV3_pseudomolecules_assembly, whole genome shotgun sequence genome harbors these coding sequences:
- the LOC123399746 gene encoding universal stress protein YxiE-like, producing the protein MKVLVALDDSGGSQHALDWVLRRLFPVGDQPATEEARHELVLVHALEPLHHAMCPVGGPGSVVYGAPSIMQSVRAAQKESARSLLDRAKRVCHRRGVNAAAVLVEGESREALCRAAEDAGAGLLVVGSRGLGAVGRAFLGSVSDYCAHHASCPVMVVRPPRDDKDGQRTRSSPISCRSPCLRQGWLMDE; encoded by the exons ATGAAGGTGCTGGTCGCGTTGGACGACAGCGGCGGGAGCCAGCACGCGCTAGACTGGGTGCTACGCCGCCTTTTCCCCGTCGGCGACCAGCCGGCGACGGAGGAGGCCCGGCATGAGCTGGTGCTCGTCCACGCCCTCGAGCCGCTCCACCACGCCATGTGCCCGGTCGGCGGGCCAG GGTCCGTGGTGTACGGCGCGCCGTCGATCATGCAGTCGGTGCGCGCGGCGCAGAAGGAGAGCGCGCGCAGCCTGCTCGACAGGGCCAAGCGGGTCTGCCACAGGCGAGGG GTGAACGCGGCGGCGGTGCTGGTGGAGGGGGAGTCGAGGGAGGCACTGTGCCGCGCCGCGGAGGATGCGGGCGCCGGCCTGCTCGTCGTGGGCAGCCGCGGGCTCGGCGCCGTCGGGAG GGCGTTCCTGGGGAGCGTGAGCGACTACTGCGCGCACCACGCGAGCTGCCCCGTCATGGTGGTCCGGCCGCCGCGCGACGACAAGGATGGCCAGCGGACGAGGTCATCTCCAATCAGCTGCCGGTCGCCATGTTTACGACAGGGGTGGTTAATGGACGAATGA
- the LOC123398769 gene encoding PRA1 family protein B2-like, with protein MAAASPPLLPVSVLPAATATTATIALPAPDTSSVADQRAYLARLLDSAKRSLSGARPWAELLDRAALSRPDSLADATARVRRNLAYFRVNYALLVALSLAASLLAHPFALAALLALLAAWCALYLLRPADAAPLAAFGKTFSERETLGGLVAASAFVVFVTSVGSIVFSALAAGAALACAHGAFRVPEEQLFLDDDVQPGAGGRAGSSVDLLSFFTNAAGGGGGRG; from the coding sequence ATGGCCGCGgcttctcctcccctcctccccgtctCCGTTCTCCCGGCggccaccgccaccaccgccaccatcgCCCTCCCCGCTCCGGACACCTCCTCGGTGGCCGACCAGCGCGCCTACCTCGCCCGCCTCCTCGACTCCGCCAAGCGCTCCCTCTCCGGCGCGCGCCCGTGGGCGGAGCTCCTCGACCGCGCGGCGCTCAGCCGCCCGGACTCCCTCGCCGACGCCACCGCCCGCGTCCGCAGGAACCTCGCCTACTTCCGCGTCAACTACGCCCTCCTCGTCGCGCTCTCCCTCGCCGCCTCCCTCCTCGCGCATCCGTTCGCGCTCGCCGCCCTGCTCGCGCTCCTCGCCGCCTGGTGCGCGCTCTACCTCCTCCGCCCCGCCGACGCGGCCCCGCTCGCGGCCTTTGGGAAGACCTTCTCCGAGAGGGAGACTCTGGGTGGGCTCGTGGCCGCGTCGGCGTTCGTCGTCTTCGTGACCTCCGTCGGGTCCATCGTCTTCTCGGCCCTCGCGGCCGGCGCCGCGCTCGCCTGCGCGCACGGCGCGTTCCGGGTGCCCGAGGAGCAGCTCTTCCTCGACGACGACGTGCAGCCTGGCGCTGGAGGAAGAGCGGGCTCCTCCGTCGACCTGCTCTCCTTCTTCACCAACGCCGCCGGAGGGGGAGGCGGGCGCGGCTGA